One genomic segment of Terrihabitans soli includes these proteins:
- a CDS encoding MmgE/PrpD family protein has translation MARRQDVTRALAEWIVGCEPAHIPASVQDQGVRSFVNWIGCAVGGASHETVDRALDGITQFSGPAKATVLGRTERLDVLHAALLNGISSHVLDYDDTHLKTIIHPAGPVASAALAVAELKNLSGADLLHAMIIGIEVECRIGNSVYPEHYDVGWHITGTTGVFGAAAAVSKLLKLDVQKTVWALSLAATQSSNLREMFGTMTKSFHPGRAAQNGATAAFMAQAGFDSAEAGIEGRRGFAAILSTKQDYGEILDTLGKSWEAELNSYKPFACGIVIHPAIDAGIQIHDEHKIKPEDVETIELLAHPFVLELTGKTEPKTGLESKFSIFHSAAYALARGDGSPTAFTDEAATDPQIVALRKRVKVTTDKSVHEDEVTYTVKTKDGKTIKKYIEHAIGSVHKPLSNEQLNVKFTKQSSLVIGEARTKALLDLAWKIKDVAKASDLAAASLPK, from the coding sequence ATGGCCAGACGACAGGATGTGACGCGAGCCCTTGCCGAGTGGATTGTCGGCTGCGAGCCGGCCCACATCCCTGCTTCCGTTCAGGATCAGGGCGTGCGCAGTTTCGTCAACTGGATCGGCTGCGCCGTCGGCGGCGCCAGCCATGAAACGGTGGACCGGGCGCTCGACGGCATCACGCAGTTCTCCGGCCCGGCCAAAGCGACCGTGCTCGGCCGCACCGAGCGCCTCGACGTGCTGCACGCCGCCCTCCTCAATGGAATCAGCTCGCATGTTCTCGATTATGACGACACGCATCTGAAAACGATCATCCATCCTGCGGGCCCTGTGGCTTCGGCGGCTTTGGCCGTCGCCGAACTGAAGAACCTTTCCGGCGCCGACCTCCTGCACGCGATGATCATCGGCATCGAAGTCGAATGCCGCATCGGCAATTCGGTCTATCCCGAGCATTACGATGTCGGCTGGCACATTACCGGCACGACCGGCGTGTTCGGTGCGGCGGCGGCGGTCAGCAAGCTCCTGAAGCTCGATGTGCAGAAGACGGTCTGGGCGCTGTCGCTCGCCGCCACGCAGTCGTCGAACCTGCGCGAAATGTTCGGCACGATGACCAAGAGCTTCCATCCGGGCCGCGCGGCGCAGAATGGCGCAACGGCCGCCTTCATGGCCCAGGCGGGCTTTGACTCGGCGGAAGCCGGCATCGAAGGACGCCGCGGCTTTGCCGCCATCCTCTCGACCAAACAGGATTACGGCGAGATTCTCGATACGCTCGGCAAGAGCTGGGAAGCCGAACTCAACAGCTACAAGCCCTTTGCCTGCGGCATCGTCATTCATCCGGCAATCGACGCCGGCATCCAGATCCACGACGAACACAAGATCAAGCCGGAAGACGTCGAGACCATCGAGCTTCTCGCGCATCCCTTCGTGCTGGAACTCACCGGCAAGACCGAACCGAAGACGGGCCTTGAATCGAAATTCTCGATCTTCCACTCGGCCGCCTATGCGCTGGCGCGCGGCGACGGCTCGCCGACCGCCTTCACCGATGAAGCGGCGACCGATCCCCAAATCGTTGCCCTGCGCAAGCGCGTCAAGGTCACGACAGACAAGTCCGTGCATGAGGACGAAGTGACCTACACCGTCAAAACCAAAGACGGAAAGACGATCAAAAAATATATCGAGCATGCGATCGGCAGCGTTCACAAGCCGCTGTCGAACGAGCAGCTCAATGTGAAGTTCACCAAACAGTCTTCGCTCGTTATCGGCGAAGCGCGCACGAAAGCGCTTCTCGACCTGGCGTGGAAGATCAAGGACGTTGCGAAGGCGTCCGACCTCGCTGCGGCGAGCCTTCCGAAGTAA
- a CDS encoding FCD domain-containing protein: MKPLQTSDLPSKNQPFGVRSLAMALRTEIEKMILQGGMPMGERLNENYFAEKFQVSRGPVREAFRALVEAGLVEFIPNRGVFVRQVSLEQARAAYEVRAALFSMAGRLAAVRRRKEEIVRLRGLVHDMDTAIDKRESDLYYRLNLDLHSAIMEAAGNERLAANYYGLIKELHLFRAKNLILGDHVENARISNAEHATMVEAIASGDEMRSYEAHYAHVMNARERLITSNKKAE; this comes from the coding sequence ATGAAACCTCTGCAGACGAGCGATCTGCCATCCAAGAACCAGCCCTTCGGCGTGCGGTCTCTTGCGATGGCGCTCCGCACGGAGATCGAAAAGATGATCCTTCAGGGCGGCATGCCCATGGGGGAGCGCCTCAACGAGAATTACTTTGCCGAGAAATTCCAGGTCAGCCGCGGCCCGGTGCGCGAAGCGTTCCGCGCACTCGTCGAAGCGGGGCTGGTTGAGTTCATTCCCAATCGCGGCGTGTTTGTCCGGCAGGTGAGCCTAGAGCAGGCGAGGGCCGCCTACGAGGTGCGTGCCGCTCTGTTCAGCATGGCGGGCCGGCTTGCCGCCGTGCGCCGCCGCAAGGAAGAGATCGTGCGCCTGCGCGGCCTTGTCCACGATATGGACACCGCGATCGATAAGCGCGAGAGCGATCTCTATTACCGTCTCAATCTCGATCTCCACAGCGCCATCATGGAAGCGGCCGGTAATGAACGGCTTGCCGCGAACTATTACGGCCTGATCAAGGAACTGCATCTGTTCCGCGCCAAAAATCTCATTCTTGGCGACCATGTCGAGAATGCGCGGATATCGAATGCCGAGCACGCGACAATGGTCGAAGCCATCGCCTCGGGCGATGAGATGCGCTCCTACGAAGCCCACTACGCGCATGTCATGAACGCGCGCGAGCGGCTGATCACATCAAACAAGAAGGCCGAATAA
- a CDS encoding tripartite tricarboxylate transporter substrate binding protein: MLVSKRSLLCAGLAAAALVAVGSANAQDKIAYPHKVVTLVTHSSAGGGSDVFLRDMTGYLKKIIDADFVVENVTGGSGAKAMAHMAKQKPDGSVFYATTPTYIYTSHMSELSADYTALEPLVNVFYDPEVIYTRADAPFKTLADVVAKAKSERSAWGAANPGSLERVTLEKLKKLTGVNAAIVTSEGGGETMVNVLNGTLDIAIGELQELRSQLEGKQVRVLAVLSEKPLPQLVGVPTAKEGGVDLVVQKFRGLASPKGLSAEAAKAWDAAIPRLLADPEYKAKYEAAGLVPAFMPHSEAVTFTSKFADEQKAILTEVGITKKK, from the coding sequence ATGCTGGTGAGTAAGAGAAGCCTGCTTTGCGCAGGTCTGGCCGCTGCCGCGCTCGTTGCGGTCGGCTCTGCCAATGCTCAGGACAAGATTGCCTATCCCCACAAAGTCGTCACGCTGGTCACACATTCCAGCGCCGGCGGCGGAAGCGACGTCTTCCTCCGCGACATGACGGGATATCTGAAAAAGATCATCGACGCCGATTTCGTTGTCGAAAACGTAACCGGCGGTTCGGGCGCCAAAGCCATGGCTCACATGGCCAAGCAGAAGCCCGACGGCAGCGTCTTCTACGCGACGACGCCGACCTACATCTACACCTCGCATATGAGCGAACTCTCGGCGGACTACACCGCGCTCGAGCCGCTCGTAAACGTCTTCTACGATCCGGAAGTCATCTACACCCGCGCCGATGCGCCGTTCAAAACCCTGGCCGATGTTGTCGCCAAGGCCAAGAGCGAGCGTAGCGCCTGGGGTGCCGCGAACCCCGGATCGCTTGAGCGCGTCACGCTCGAAAAGCTGAAGAAACTGACCGGCGTCAACGCCGCGATCGTCACCTCCGAAGGCGGCGGTGAAACCATGGTCAACGTGCTGAACGGCACGCTCGACATCGCCATCGGCGAACTTCAGGAACTGCGTTCGCAGCTTGAAGGCAAGCAGGTGCGTGTCCTCGCCGTCCTGTCCGAAAAGCCGCTCCCGCAGCTCGTGGGCGTGCCGACGGCCAAGGAAGGCGGCGTTGATCTCGTCGTCCAGAAGTTCCGCGGTCTTGCCAGCCCGAAGGGCCTGTCGGCCGAAGCGGCGAAAGCCTGGGATGCAGCCATTCCGCGCCTGCTCGCCGATCCGGAATACAAGGCGAAGTATGAAGCGGCCGGTCTTGTGCCCGCTTTCATGCCGCACAGCGAAGCCGTGACCTTCACGTCGAAATTCGCGGACGAGCAGAAGGCGATCCTGACGGAAGTCGGCATCACCAAGAAGAAGTAA
- a CDS encoding tripartite tricarboxylate transporter TctB family protein — protein sequence MDRDLICGLVGFSIALIYLFAAGDIPESGIGDSVGAAGIPHILGYSLAVVSALFVGVRLITIGREAAAPASPAESVFDTPLPAFISAAGTVAICAVFVFFFESAGYLLSVVLLVLALCLYQGERLNLRLLVVAASGTFVLWLLFAVLLGVRMPHGIWADLV from the coding sequence ATGGATAGAGATCTCATCTGTGGGCTGGTGGGATTTTCCATCGCGCTCATTTACCTGTTCGCCGCCGGCGACATTCCGGAAAGCGGTATCGGCGATAGCGTCGGAGCTGCGGGTATCCCGCATATCCTCGGTTATTCGCTGGCTGTTGTTTCGGCGCTGTTTGTCGGTGTGCGCCTCATCACCATCGGCCGGGAAGCGGCGGCGCCCGCGTCGCCGGCGGAGAGCGTTTTCGACACGCCGCTCCCGGCCTTCATTTCGGCCGCCGGCACGGTGGCGATCTGTGCAGTCTTCGTATTCTTCTTCGAGTCCGCCGGCTATCTGCTGTCGGTCGTGCTCCTGGTCCTCGCGCTCTGTCTGTACCAGGGCGAGCGCCTGAACCTGCGCCTTCTGGTCGTGGCGGCCAGCGGCACCTTTGTTCTGTGGCTTTTATTTGCCGTTCTTCTTGGAGTCCGGATGCCGCACGGCATCTGGGCGGATTTGGTTTGA
- a CDS encoding tripartite tricarboxylate transporter permease has protein sequence MDAILTSIEMLGTTLIVPMAILGMVWGIFGGALPGISPAITMALLLPFTYTMDPIPALVLLTSTYVGAEYGGSIPAILIRTPGTNASAATMIDGYEMKKQGRAGEALGISLQASSVGNFVGIFCVILFTAPLSQLALAFKPTTYFALGILGLSVIVSVSEGSIFKGIIAALIGLMIATIGTDPVTGVGRFTYGNADLLTGVPIILVMVGLFAVGEILEQIATKTDWSTVSDHVTRLKWPSWQVQKDTAKSNLIGSVIGVFCGIMPGAGGTVASFMSYSEARRFSKTPEKFGKGSEEGVAAPECANNADAGVGLIPLLSFGIPASNSTSVLLGGFLIHGLVPGPVLFNKDPTLLYGLFTGLLVASVALIPAAYMTLSASIWLVNRPKRYLFAFIAALVFSGAYSINNSAFDLGLVLAAGILGFGMRFFGMPMLPIILSLVLGYMIEANYRRSLVISGGDNAIFLEDPIAVAFFILSALFLAGSLVREFRERRGNKVKAGAAA, from the coding sequence ATGGACGCGATCCTGACAAGTATTGAAATGCTCGGAACGACATTGATCGTTCCGATGGCGATCCTCGGCATGGTCTGGGGCATTTTCGGCGGTGCGCTGCCCGGCATTTCGCCCGCGATCACCATGGCGCTCTTGCTGCCGTTCACCTACACGATGGACCCGATCCCGGCGCTCGTGCTTTTGACCTCGACCTATGTCGGCGCCGAATATGGCGGCTCGATTCCCGCGATCCTCATTCGAACGCCCGGCACCAACGCCTCGGCCGCGACGATGATCGACGGCTATGAAATGAAGAAGCAGGGCAGGGCCGGCGAAGCGCTCGGCATCTCCCTGCAGGCAAGCTCCGTCGGCAATTTCGTCGGCATCTTCTGCGTCATTCTCTTCACCGCGCCGCTTTCCCAGTTGGCACTTGCCTTCAAGCCGACGACCTATTTTGCGCTCGGCATTCTGGGCCTCAGCGTCATCGTCTCGGTGTCGGAAGGCTCTATCTTCAAAGGCATCATCGCAGCGCTCATCGGCCTGATGATCGCAACCATCGGCACGGATCCCGTCACCGGCGTCGGCCGTTTCACCTATGGCAATGCCGATCTTCTGACCGGTGTGCCCATCATTCTCGTGATGGTGGGCCTCTTCGCGGTTGGCGAAATCCTCGAACAGATCGCCACCAAAACAGATTGGTCGACAGTGTCCGACCACGTCACGAGGCTGAAATGGCCAAGCTGGCAGGTGCAGAAGGACACCGCGAAATCGAACCTCATCGGCTCGGTGATCGGCGTGTTCTGCGGCATCATGCCGGGCGCCGGCGGCACGGTCGCCTCCTTCATGTCCTATTCCGAAGCGCGGCGCTTTTCGAAGACGCCGGAGAAATTCGGCAAGGGTTCGGAAGAAGGGGTAGCTGCTCCCGAATGCGCCAACAATGCCGATGCCGGCGTCGGTCTCATTCCGCTGCTCAGCTTCGGCATTCCGGCCTCGAATTCGACGTCGGTTCTTCTCGGCGGATTTCTGATCCACGGCCTCGTTCCGGGACCTGTTCTCTTCAACAAGGACCCGACGCTTCTCTACGGCCTCTTCACCGGTCTTCTCGTCGCGTCCGTTGCGCTGATCCCGGCGGCGTACATGACTCTGTCGGCCTCGATCTGGCTCGTGAACCGGCCGAAGCGTTATCTCTTCGCCTTCATCGCGGCGCTGGTCTTTTCGGGTGCGTATTCGATCAACAACAGCGCCTTCGATCTCGGCCTGGTTCTCGCGGCCGGCATCCTCGGTTTCGGCATGCGCTTCTTCGGTATGCCCATGCTGCCGATCATTCTGAGCCTCGTGCTCGGTTACATGATCGAAGCCAATTACCGCCGTTCGCTGGTCATTTCCGGCGGCGACAACGCGATCTTCCTCGAAGACCCGATTGCCGTCGCCTTCTTCATTCTCTCGGCGCTGTTCCTTGCCGGATCGCTGGTCCGGGAATTTCGAGAACGGCGCGGCAACAAGGTCAAGGCAGGAGCGGCAGCATGA
- a CDS encoding MmgE/PrpD family protein, which translates to MNAHAGKVSIATEIANWIAATDEKSLPADVRDMSERLLLDIVGLCAASRDTDYVRAAVAVGEPGVCTAFGHKDRFDMYSAALINGTAAHGEDFDDTFEGGPVHSGAVIVPAVFAVCERFGLSGQRALLGVAVGIEFLCRLGLVTPKAIHKAGFHPTAVLGTLAATAGVGAALGLSRDQLVHALGVAGSMSSGIIEYLKDGSWTKRMHPGWSAQSGIRAALLAKNGFVGPLTVLEGEHGFFHSFAPSRAPDFDSLLRGIGEKWVMTGIAFKPYACGTMTQPYIDCAIELAKSGVKPDDIESIVCEVGEGTVHRLWEPLASKQAVPNGYAGKFSTPYCVAVGILDGAAGLAAFTDERTKDAKTQKLAAKVSYVVDPNNPYPDRFTGHLRATLKDGSVREVRRDNMRGGAHDPLTRGELEGKFTGNMLYGGLSGAQAVTFKKSVAETFKAGDLSKFTGFRLS; encoded by the coding sequence ATGAATGCGCATGCAGGCAAAGTGAGTATCGCAACGGAGATCGCCAACTGGATCGCGGCCACCGACGAGAAAAGCCTTCCCGCCGATGTGCGGGATATGAGCGAGCGGCTGCTGCTCGACATTGTCGGTCTGTGCGCCGCATCGCGCGACACCGATTATGTCCGCGCCGCCGTTGCGGTCGGCGAGCCGGGCGTCTGCACGGCGTTCGGCCACAAGGACCGCTTCGACATGTACAGCGCGGCGCTGATCAACGGCACCGCGGCGCATGGCGAGGATTTCGACGACACGTTCGAAGGCGGCCCGGTGCATTCGGGCGCGGTCATTGTTCCTGCGGTCTTTGCCGTCTGCGAGCGCTTTGGCCTTTCAGGGCAGCGCGCGTTGCTCGGCGTCGCGGTCGGCATCGAGTTTCTCTGCCGCCTCGGCCTTGTGACGCCCAAGGCGATCCACAAAGCCGGCTTTCATCCGACGGCCGTGCTCGGCACGCTGGCGGCGACGGCGGGTGTCGGCGCGGCGCTCGGCCTTTCTCGCGACCAGCTCGTCCACGCGCTCGGCGTTGCCGGCTCGATGTCGTCCGGCATCATCGAATATCTGAAGGACGGAAGCTGGACGAAACGCATGCATCCCGGCTGGTCCGCGCAGTCCGGCATTCGCGCTGCGCTGTTGGCCAAGAACGGCTTTGTCGGACCGCTGACGGTTCTCGAAGGCGAACACGGATTTTTCCATAGCTTCGCGCCGAGCCGCGCGCCGGACTTTGACTCGCTTCTGCGCGGCATCGGCGAGAAGTGGGTCATGACCGGGATCGCGTTCAAGCCCTATGCCTGCGGGACGATGACCCAGCCATATATCGACTGCGCCATCGAACTCGCAAAGAGCGGCGTCAAACCCGACGACATCGAGAGCATTGTCTGCGAAGTCGGCGAGGGGACGGTGCATCGCCTGTGGGAGCCGCTGGCCTCAAAGCAGGCGGTGCCGAACGGGTATGCCGGAAAATTCTCGACGCCGTATTGCGTCGCCGTCGGCATTCTCGACGGCGCGGCCGGTCTTGCCGCGTTCACCGATGAGCGCACCAAGGATGCCAAAACGCAGAAACTTGCGGCCAAGGTTTCCTATGTGGTCGATCCGAACAATCCCTATCCGGACCGCTTCACCGGCCATCTGCGCGCCACGCTGAAAGACGGCTCGGTGCGCGAAGTGCGGCGCGACAATATGCGGGGCGGCGCGCACGATCCGCTGACGCGCGGCGAACTCGAAGGCAAGTTCACCGGCAATATGCTCTATGGCGGCCTCAGCGGGGCTCAGGCCGTCACCTTCAAGAAGTCCGTTGCGGAGACGTTCAAAGCCGGGGATCTGTCGAAATTCACCGGGTTCCGTCTGTCATGA
- a CDS encoding SDR family NAD(P)-dependent oxidoreductase, whose amino-acid sequence MTKPLKDKVAIVTGSARNIGRTIAFGLAEDGASVVVNARSSREETEALAEEIRKAGGKAVAVLADVSVPEEAAGLIADAVRAFGRVDILVNNAAMRRENPIADISFEEWREVLASVLDGSFLCARAASRHMGEGGRIINIGGLSAHTGAINRAHVVTAKAGLVGLTKALAIELAPRHITANLVAPGRISTDRRKTGVAQPAHHAHHSSPLGMEGSVDDVADMVRHLAGPAGRYITGQTLHVNGGIYLP is encoded by the coding sequence ATGACAAAGCCGTTGAAAGACAAGGTCGCCATCGTCACGGGCTCGGCACGCAATATCGGGCGCACGATTGCGTTCGGTCTTGCCGAAGACGGTGCGAGCGTTGTCGTCAATGCGCGCTCCTCGCGCGAGGAGACGGAGGCGCTTGCGGAAGAGATACGCAAAGCGGGCGGCAAGGCAGTTGCGGTCCTGGCCGATGTCAGCGTTCCGGAAGAAGCGGCGGGTCTTATTGCGGATGCGGTGCGCGCCTTTGGCCGCGTCGACATTCTCGTCAATAACGCGGCCATGCGGCGGGAAAATCCCATCGCCGATATTTCGTTCGAGGAATGGCGCGAGGTTCTCGCCAGCGTTCTCGACGGTAGCTTTCTGTGCGCCCGCGCCGCGTCCAGGCATATGGGCGAGGGCGGACGCATCATCAATATCGGCGGCCTCAGCGCCCATACCGGCGCCATTAACCGCGCCCATGTGGTGACGGCGAAGGCGGGTCTTGTCGGTCTCACCAAGGCGCTGGCGATCGAGCTTGCGCCGCGCCACATCACCGCAAATCTCGTCGCCCCGGGCCGCATCTCGACCGACCGGCGCAAGACCGGCGTAGCTCAGCCCGCCCATCACGCGCATCATTCCTCGCCGCTCGGCATGGAAGGCAGTGTGGACGATGTCGCGGACATGGTGCGCCATCTTGCGGGCCCCGCCGGCCGTTACATCACCGGCCAGACCCTGCACGTCAATGGCGGCATTTATCTGCCTTGA
- a CDS encoding enoyl-CoA hydratase: MGDILHSVEDGIATVTFNRPRARNAMTFEMYERLAEICSGAASDTSVRAIVLTGAGGEAFASGTDIAKFREFQTPEDSLAYEARIGRVLRAVEECAVPTIAALAGACTGGGAAIAACCDLRIAASDLKFGFPIARTLGNTLSLENYARLTALIGPARVKDLIFTARLISAEEAAAWGVVNQIVRADELASVARDLARKVAGHAPLTLRAAKRALAALRSGIDPDLAREINLSCYQSEDFREGVEAFLARRPPVWKGR; encoded by the coding sequence ATGGGCGATATCCTCCATAGCGTCGAGGACGGCATTGCGACGGTGACCTTCAACCGGCCGCGGGCGCGCAACGCCATGACGTTCGAGATGTATGAGCGCCTGGCCGAAATCTGTTCCGGTGCCGCAAGCGATACATCCGTGCGCGCCATCGTGCTGACCGGCGCCGGCGGCGAGGCCTTCGCCTCTGGAACCGACATCGCCAAGTTCCGTGAGTTTCAGACGCCGGAGGATTCGCTTGCCTATGAGGCGAGGATCGGCCGCGTCCTGCGCGCTGTCGAGGAATGTGCGGTGCCGACCATCGCCGCGCTTGCCGGCGCCTGCACGGGCGGCGGCGCGGCCATTGCCGCCTGCTGCGATCTGCGGATTGCGGCCTCCGATCTCAAATTCGGCTTTCCGATTGCCCGCACGCTCGGCAACACGCTGTCGCTCGAAAACTATGCGCGCCTTACAGCTCTGATCGGCCCGGCGCGTGTGAAGGATCTCATCTTCACCGCACGGTTGATCTCCGCGGAAGAAGCGGCCGCCTGGGGCGTGGTGAATCAAATTGTAAGGGCAGACGAACTGGCCTCAGTCGCGCGCGATCTTGCACGCAAAGTCGCAGGCCACGCCCCTCTGACCCTGCGCGCCGCCAAGCGCGCGCTCGCCGCTCTTCGGTCCGGCATCGATCCGGACCTTGCCCGGGAAATCAACCTAAGTTGTTATCAGAGCGAGGATTTTCGAGAAGGCGTCGAGGCGTTTCTGGCCCGCCGTCCGCCGGTTTGGAAGGGCCGCTGA
- a CDS encoding tartrate dehydrogenase: MRTYNIAVMPGDGIGTEVISAGCELLTAVAKAHGFGFKFEHFDWGSDYYRKHGVMMPEGGVDRLRPFDAIYFGAVGDPKIPDAVTLWGLRLAICQGLDQYANVRPTRLLPGLKGPLRPELGAGIDWVIVRENSEGEYAGVGGRAHAGLPLEVGMDVAVFTRGGVERICKFACDLARSRPRKKLTIVTKSNAQRHGMVFWDETCKRVIADYPDLEIDWMLVDAMTTRMVLKPGTIDTVLATNLHADVLSDLASAVAGSLGIGATANLDPSGAGPSMFEPIHGSAFDITGKGIANPIGSFWTAAMMLDHLGEPKAAAAVMQAIETVTRSGKVMPPDLGGSSGTKDVTKAVLDALQGALTPA; this comes from the coding sequence ATGCGCACCTACAATATCGCCGTGATGCCGGGCGACGGCATCGGAACCGAAGTCATCAGCGCGGGCTGCGAACTCCTGACGGCGGTCGCGAAAGCGCATGGATTCGGTTTCAAGTTCGAACATTTCGACTGGGGTTCGGACTATTACCGCAAGCACGGCGTGATGATGCCGGAAGGCGGCGTCGACCGGCTGCGTCCCTTCGATGCGATATATTTCGGCGCGGTTGGCGATCCTAAAATTCCCGATGCGGTGACGCTCTGGGGCCTTCGCCTTGCGATCTGCCAGGGCCTCGACCAATACGCCAATGTCCGCCCCACCCGCCTTCTGCCGGGTCTCAAAGGCCCGCTGCGTCCCGAACTCGGCGCCGGGATCGACTGGGTGATCGTGCGCGAAAATTCCGAGGGCGAGTATGCCGGCGTCGGCGGCCGTGCCCATGCGGGCCTGCCGCTTGAAGTCGGCATGGATGTCGCCGTATTCACGCGCGGCGGTGTCGAGCGCATCTGCAAATTCGCCTGCGATCTCGCCCGCTCGCGCCCGCGCAAGAAACTGACCATCGTCACCAAATCGAACGCGCAGCGTCACGGCATGGTGTTCTGGGACGAAACCTGCAAACGCGTGATTGCCGATTATCCGGATCTTGAGATCGACTGGATGCTGGTCGATGCCATGACGACGCGCATGGTGCTGAAGCCGGGCACAATCGACACGGTTCTGGCGACCAATCTCCACGCCGACGTTCTGTCGGACCTTGCCTCCGCCGTCGCAGGCAGTCTCGGCATCGGCGCAACCGCCAATCTCGACCCGAGCGGCGCCGGCCCCTCGATGTTCGAACCGATCCACGGCTCGGCCTTCGACATTACGGGCAAAGGCATCGCCAACCCGATCGGCTCGTTCTGGACGGCGGCGATGATGCTGGACCATCTCGGCGAGCCGAAAGCTGCGGCCGCGGTGATGCAGGCCATCGAGACAGTAACGCGCTCGGGCAAAGTCATGCCGCCCGATCTCGGCGGCTCGTCCGGCACGAAAGACGTCACGAAGGCCGTGCTCGACGCCCTTCAGGGCGCCCTCACCCCGGCTTAA
- a CDS encoding AbrB family transcriptional regulator translates to MSVGQFDRVCTGLEGRPWTRLALTLVIGAIGGFAASSINMPLAWMLGPFIATAAVSLSGVPLRAIPHGRELGQVIIGLSVGMRFTVSVLAATFALLPAMFLSITAVMVVTTLAAFLLIPLARVDRTTAFFATAAAGMADMAHIAEARGGNPSAVAVVHAIRVALVVLTVPLLVFAFGEHGTVTPPDSRASHDLLLVALAIALGYGFSRLFGLTKFPNPWLIGGVLFGGVLGVTDLLVVSIPRIILIVSQLAIGVSLGAKFERELIVKLPRVAMGAVIVSIILILAAAAGALVLSQLTGLPYSVSLLSIAPAAVTEMTLTAQAMGVDPQIVTAFHVMRVSLVEVSILVVYALFRKIAGATLKAEE, encoded by the coding sequence ATGAGCGTGGGACAGTTCGACAGAGTGTGCACCGGGCTCGAGGGGCGGCCCTGGACCCGCCTCGCTTTGACCCTGGTCATCGGGGCGATCGGCGGCTTTGCCGCCTCATCGATCAACATGCCTCTCGCCTGGATGCTCGGGCCTTTCATCGCAACCGCCGCCGTCAGCCTTTCGGGCGTCCCGCTCCGCGCGATCCCTCATGGACGCGAACTCGGCCAGGTCATCATCGGCCTGTCCGTCGGCATGCGGTTCACCGTCTCGGTCCTTGCCGCAACCTTCGCGCTTTTGCCGGCGATGTTCCTGTCGATCACCGCGGTCATGGTGGTGACGACGCTCGCCGCTTTCCTTCTGATCCCCCTCGCCCGCGTCGACCGCACAACAGCTTTCTTTGCGACCGCGGCCGCCGGCATGGCGGACATGGCCCATATCGCTGAGGCGCGCGGTGGCAATCCGAGCGCGGTCGCTGTCGTTCATGCCATTCGCGTCGCTCTCGTCGTCTTGACCGTGCCGCTCCTCGTTTTTGCCTTCGGCGAACATGGAACGGTGACGCCGCCGGACAGCCGGGCCAGCCACGATCTTCTACTTGTCGCTCTCGCCATCGCGCTCGGCTACGGCTTCTCGCGTCTTTTCGGCCTAACTAAATTTCCAAATCCCTGGCTGATCGGCGGCGTGCTCTTCGGCGGCGTCCTCGGCGTGACCGACCTTCTTGTCGTTTCCATCCCGCGCATCATCCTGATCGTCAGCCAGCTCGCCATCGGCGTGTCGCTCGGCGCCAAGTTCGAGCGCGAGCTGATCGTCAAGCTGCCGCGCGTTGCGATGGGCGCTGTTATCGTCAGCATCATCCTCATTCTCGCCGCAGCCGCCGGCGCGCTCGTTCTGTCGCAGCTCACGGGCCTGCCCTATTCCGTGAGCCTGTTGTCGATCGCCCCTGCTGCCGTGACGGAAATGACCTTGACCGCACAGGCGATGGGCGTCGATCCGCAGATCGTGACGGCCTTCCACGTGATGCGCGTGTCTCTCGTCGAAGTCTCTATTCTCGTGGTCTACGCGCTCTTCCGGAAGATCGCCGGCGCCACGCTCAAAGCTGAGGAGTAA